Part of the Candidatus Krumholzibacteriia bacterium genome, AAGTGGGATGCCGTCCCCGACAAGGACGACCGTACCTTCCTGCGGCACGAGGAGGACGTCCGCCGTGAGCTCCCGTTCTTGAGCTACGCGCCGATCGTGAGCATCTCGGCCCTCGAGGGGCAGCGCGTTCCGCGCATCCTCGATCTGTGCTGGGGGATCGGCCAGGAGCGTCAGAAAAGCGTTGAAACGAGCCGGCTCAACGACATACTGCAGAAGGCCTTGCAGAAGAATCCGCCGCGTCCGTACCAGGGTGGCACCGGTAAGGTCTACTACGCCACGCAGACGGGCACGGCACCACCGGTGTTCCGGCTCTTCGTCAACCGACCCGAGATCTTCCCGCGCCACTACATCCGGTACCTCAACAACCAGTTGCGGGCGGAGCTGGGCTTCGAGGGATCCAGGATCCGACTCGACCTGAGGAAACGCTCATGAACCCATGGACGGCGTTGCTGGTGGGGGCATTGATCGGCTACGTGCTCGGAAGCATTCCCGCGAGCTACGTCGCCGGTCGCCTGCTGCGCGGCATCGACCTGCGCGACCATGGCAGCGGCAACCTCGGCGCGACCAACGTCTACCGTACGCTGGGCTGGAAGGCGGCGGTCCCGGTGCTCGCCATCGACATCGCCAAGGGCTCTGCCGCCGTGGCGGTCGGTCTGTACCTGCTGCCGTCCTGGTCGACCATGCCCGATCTCACCGCGCTCGTGTGCGCGGTGACCGCCATCCTCGGCCATGGCTTCAGTCCCTTCGTGGGATTCAAGGGCGGCAAGGGCGTGGCCACGGCCGCCGGGGCTTTCATCGCGTTGACACCGGTTGCCACGCTGTCGGCGATCTTCGTGTGGGCCGTACTCCTGGTCGCCACGCGCATCATGAGCGTGGCGAGCGTGGCGGCGGCAGCGGTGCTGCCGGTGAACCTCCTGGTCTTCGAGCTGTTGCAGCGCGGCGGCGAGGCCCGTTGGGCCACGATGATCTTCGGCACCCTGATCGCCGTGTGGGTCATCCTGCGCCACCGGGGCAACCTCGAGCGTCTACGCGAAGGCAAGGAGTCGACCCTGTGGTGAACACCGGGCCGATCGCCGTCCTCGGCGCCGGCTCGTGGGGAACGGCGGTCGCCGCCAGCCTGGCTCGCCACGACGGTCAGGTGCGTCTGTGGGCCCGCGACCCCGAAGTGGCCGCGGCGATCGTCGGGGGACAGAACCCGCGGTATCTGAAGGACGCGGCACTGCCGTCGGGGATCGACGCCTCGAGCGACCTGGAAGAGACCGTCCGCGACGCCACGACCATCGTGCTGGGTGTCCCGGCCGCGGCCACCGCCGACATCGTCGACCGGGTGGTGGCACTCACCGGATCCGACGTCGATTGGGTCCTGCTCGCCAAGGGCCTCGAGCGCGGAACCGGTCGCCGCCTGAGCCAGGTGGTTCTCGAGCACGCCCACGCGACCACGCGCCACGTCTTCGCCCTGCTCGGCCCGAGCCACGCCGAGGAGGTGGTGCGCGGCCAGCCCACGGCCATCGTGCTCGCCGGGCGTCCCTGCCCCGAGAGGGCCGATCTGCAGCGCCGCCTGAGCGGCCCCGGCCTGCGCGTGTACACGAACGACGACCTGATCGGCGTGGAGATCGCCGCCGCGGTGAAGAACGTCCTGGCCATCGCGGCCGGCCTGGGCGACGGCCTGGGGTTGGGCGACAACGGCAAGGGTGCCCTGCTCACCCGCGGGGTGGCCGAGCTCGCGCGGTTGGGCGTGGCGCTCGGCGGCCGACGCGACACCTTCTTCGGGCTGTCCGGTGTGGGCGACGTGGTCACCACCTGTTTGAGCCGTCACAGCCGCAACCGCGCGCTCGGCGAGCGGATCGCCCGGGGCGAAACCATGGAAGAATCCTTGAACTCGATCGGCCAAGTGGTGGAAGGTGTGGCCACTACGAAGACCGTCGTCGAGCTCGCCGACGCGCGGGGAGTCGCCGTCCCGATCGCCCACGAGGTCGCGGCGGTCCTCTTCGAGGGCAAGGCCCCGCGCGAAGCGCTCGACGATCTCATGCAACGGAGCCTGAAGGGAGAGTGGGAGGACGCCCCGCCCGAGGACGACGGCGAGGCGTGACACCCCGGCGGACCCCCGTCCGCCACGACAGACGACCGGGGAAGGATTCCCCGAACCGAGGAGAGGGTCGCTGTGATGGAACACGGTCAAGCCCTGCCGAACCTGCCCGAGAAGCTGTACTACAGCATCCGGGAGGTGTCGGAGTACACCGGCGTGAAGGCGCACGTGCTCCGCTACTGGGAGCAGGAGTTCCCCACCCTGAGGCCGAAGAAGAATCGGGCCGGCAACCGCAGTTACCGGCCGCGCGACATCCATCAGGTCCTGATGATCAAGAAGTTGCTCTACGAGGACGGCTTCAAGATCGACGGTGCCCGTCGGTTGCTCAAGGAAGAGCCCGAGAAGATCGAGCAGCTCGATCTCCTGGCCGAGCCGCCCGAGGTTCGTCGGAAGGCCCAGGTGGCCCAGCTCAAGCGGGAGGTGGCCGATCTCCTGGACTTCGTCCGTGGACTCTGAAGCCGACCCGTGCGAGCCTTGGCGTCTCGGGCGTTGCACGGGACCGCCGATCGGCTAAACTGTCCCCGCGTCGCGTCGGCATCGTTCCCTCGGTGCCGACCAAGGATCTGGTCGGGGCGTAGCGCAGTCCGGTAGCGCACTTGCATGGGGGGCAAGCGGTCGCTGGTTCAAATCCAGTCGCCCCGACCATCCGAATCTCAACGGTCGTCACCGAACCTCCACGGGCGGCCACCGGTCCGGGCCCAACGGCCCCCACGACGAGGGGACTCCCGGCCGGAGTCCCCTTCGTCGTGACCAGAACCCAGGGGTGAGCGGACGTTGAGTGAGCTGACCGTCCTGCTCCCCGGGTACAACGTCGCCCGCCATCTGGGCGAACTGATCCCGAAGATCCGGGAGCACCTGCCCGAGGCCGAGATCCTGCTCGTGGACGACGGTTCCACCGAGGGAACCGCCCACGTCGCCACCGAGCTCGGTCTGCAGGTCGAGATCCACGCCCAGAACCGCGGCAAGGGCGCGGCCCTGCGCACGGGGTTCGACGCAGCGCTCGCGCGCGGGACACGGGCCGTGATCACCATGGACGCCGACGGCCAGCACCTCGCGTCGGAGGCCCACCTCCTCGTCGCCGCCTGGCGCGAAGGGGCCGAGGTCGTCGTCGGAAACCGCATGACGGCCACGGAGTCGATGCCCTGGTTGCGCAAGCGCACGAACGAGTTCACCAGCCGTGTGATCAGCGGACTGGCCGGGACACCCATCCCCGACAGTCAGAACGGGTATCGACTCTTCGACGCGGCCGTGTTGAAGGCGGTGCATCTCGAGTCCGAACGATACGATCTCGAGAGCGAGATCCTGATCAAGGCGGCCGCGCTGGGATTCCGTGTGGTGTCGGTTCCGGTCACCACCGTGTACGGCGACGAGATCAGTTCGATCCATCCGGTGGCCGACACCATTCGCTTCGCACGCCTGGTGTCGCGGGCCGGCCGGTGGCGGCGCCATCCGGGCGAGCGCACGACCCGCGTGTCCTGAACCCCGATTCCCGGGAGATCCATCCGTGCACCTGCTGCTGAGCAACGACGACGGCGTCGACGCCGAAGGCCTCAAGCGTCTGCGCGACGCCCTCCGTACCGCGCGGCCCGACTGGCGGGTCACCGTGGTGGCACCCACGTCCGAGCGCAGCGCCACCAGCCACGCCCTCACCCTGACCCAGCCGTTGCGGATCGAGGAACGCGGCGACGGCGTCTTCGCCGTGTCGGGAACACCGACCGACAGCGTCCTGGTGGCCATGAACTCGATCGTGGCCGACGATCCTCCCGACGTCGTGATCAGCGGGATCAACCACGGCCCGAACATGGGCGAGGACGTCCACTACAGCGGCACCGTGGCCGCGGCCTTCGAGGGACGCATGCTCGACGTGCCTGCCGTGGCCCTGAGTCTCGCCAGCCGTGAGATCCCGCTGCGCTTCGGCGCTGCCGCGCACTTCGCCGGTGAGATCCTCCCCGCCTGGATCGAAGAGGGCCTGGTGCCCGACACGCTCCTGAACGTGAACATCCCCGGCGGCGAACCCCACGAGGTCAAGGGCATCCGCGCCTGCCGACTGGGTAGCCGCAAGTACACCGACGTCGTCGTGCGCAAGGAGGACCCGCGCGGGCGGGCCTACTACTGGATCGCCGGCCACCACCAGGCGATCAGCGAGGAGCCGAACACCGACCTCGTGCTCAGCGCCGAGGGCTGGATCACCGTCACGCCTCTGCTGGTCGACCTGACCGATCACGCCAAGCTCGACCAGCTGGGAGGGATCGACCGGACGTGGTAGGGGACTTCGCCGAACAGCGCCGGGCCATGGTGCAGCACC contains:
- the plsY gene encoding glycerol-3-phosphate 1-O-acyltransferase PlsY; its protein translation is MNPWTALLVGALIGYVLGSIPASYVAGRLLRGIDLRDHGSGNLGATNVYRTLGWKAAVPVLAIDIAKGSAAVAVGLYLLPSWSTMPDLTALVCAVTAILGHGFSPFVGFKGGKGVATAAGAFIALTPVATLSAIFVWAVLLVATRIMSVASVAAAAVLPVNLLVFELLQRGGEARWATMIFGTLIAVWVILRHRGNLERLREGKESTLW
- a CDS encoding NAD(P)H-dependent glycerol-3-phosphate dehydrogenase — its product is MNTGPIAVLGAGSWGTAVAASLARHDGQVRLWARDPEVAAAIVGGQNPRYLKDAALPSGIDASSDLEETVRDATTIVLGVPAAATADIVDRVVALTGSDVDWVLLAKGLERGTGRRLSQVVLEHAHATTRHVFALLGPSHAEEVVRGQPTAIVLAGRPCPERADLQRRLSGPGLRVYTNDDLIGVEIAAAVKNVLAIAAGLGDGLGLGDNGKGALLTRGVAELARLGVALGGRRDTFFGLSGVGDVVTTCLSRHSRNRALGERIARGETMEESLNSIGQVVEGVATTKTVVELADARGVAVPIAHEVAAVLFEGKAPREALDDLMQRSLKGEWEDAPPEDDGEA
- a CDS encoding MerR family transcriptional regulator, whose translation is MEHGQALPNLPEKLYYSIREVSEYTGVKAHVLRYWEQEFPTLRPKKNRAGNRSYRPRDIHQVLMIKKLLYEDGFKIDGARRLLKEEPEKIEQLDLLAEPPEVRRKAQVAQLKREVADLLDFVRGL
- a CDS encoding glycosyltransferase family 2 protein, with translation MSELTVLLPGYNVARHLGELIPKIREHLPEAEILLVDDGSTEGTAHVATELGLQVEIHAQNRGKGAALRTGFDAALARGTRAVITMDADGQHLASEAHLLVAAWREGAEVVVGNRMTATESMPWLRKRTNEFTSRVISGLAGTPIPDSQNGYRLFDAAVLKAVHLESERYDLESEILIKAAALGFRVVSVPVTTVYGDEISSIHPVADTIRFARLVSRAGRWRRHPGERTTRVS
- the surE gene encoding 5'/3'-nucleotidase SurE; translation: MHLLLSNDDGVDAEGLKRLRDALRTARPDWRVTVVAPTSERSATSHALTLTQPLRIEERGDGVFAVSGTPTDSVLVAMNSIVADDPPDVVISGINHGPNMGEDVHYSGTVAAAFEGRMLDVPAVALSLASREIPLRFGAAAHFAGEILPAWIEEGLVPDTLLNVNIPGGEPHEVKGIRACRLGSRKYTDVVVRKEDPRGRAYYWIAGHHQAISEEPNTDLVLSAEGWITVTPLLVDLTDHAKLDQLGGIDRTW